In one Rutidosis leptorrhynchoides isolate AG116_Rl617_1_P2 chromosome 8, CSIRO_AGI_Rlap_v1, whole genome shotgun sequence genomic region, the following are encoded:
- the LOC139861136 gene encoding cation/H(+) antiporter 20 gives MTVNITSIKTASDGAWQGDNPFDYAFPLLIVQTALVLALSRSLAFLLKPLRQPKVIAEIVGGIILGPSALGRNQEYMHRIFPKWSTPILESVASIGLLFFLFLVGLELDLKSIRRSGKRAFVIAAAGISVPFILGIGIAFVFRKNIDGADKVGYAQYLVFMGVALSITAFPVLARILAELKLLTTRVGETAMAAAAFNDIVAWILLALAVALAGNGEEGGPHKSPLISVWVLLSGCGFVIFMMVVIRPAMRWVAHRCSPEHDTVDEAYICLTLATVMVSGFITDLIGIHSIFGAFIFGLTIPKGDFAEKLIERIEDFVSGLLLPLYFASSGLKTDVTKISGGKAWALLAMVITAACGGKILGTFVVAVLCMMPVRESITLGLLMNTKGLVELIVLNIGKEKKVLNDEVFAIFVLMALFTTFITTPAVMAIYKPARKRGDASSSSGKKRDLRVLACVHGPGNIYSLINLIESTRSVNKTRLKLYIMHLVELTERSSSIVMVQRVRKNGLPFVNRFNYRVRAFHERVAVAFRAYCQMGQVVVRTTTAISALPTMHEDICHVAKEKSVPMIILPFHKRWIKTDGQDVIENVGHGWRLVNQRVLNKAECTVAILVDRGLGDESRQNLGSVTTAAQKVCVMFFGGPDDRGCLELCGRMVEHPAVNVTVLRFVEGDPTEHNGVGLRLKPNTSKGREKYIFSTTIIDTEKEKERDEKAIEDFKRKWEGMVEYKENNGSNIVESILMIGKSGEYDLIVVGKARFPTAMVARLADRQPEHAELGAVGDLLASSNHGIVSSVLVIQQHDNKVDSEEVLVINQTEEAVNVTSFHRIFLY, from the exons ATGACGGTGAACATAACATCAATAAAAACTGCTTCAGATGGGGCTTGGCAAGGTGACAATCCTTTTGACTATGCTTTCCCCTTGTTAATTGTCCAAACTGCCCTTGTCCTCGCCCTCAGCCGCTCTCTCGCTTTCCTCCTCAAGCCTCTTCGTCAACCCAAAGTTATTGCCGAGATCGTC GGCGGGATAATTTTGGGGCCATCTGCATTAGGTAGAAATCAAGAGTACATGCACCGAATTTTCCCTAAATGGAGCACTCCGATCCTTGAATCCGTAGCAAGCATAGGCTTACTCTTCTTCCTTTTCCTAGTTGGTTTAGAGCTCGACTTAAAATCAATTCGTCGTAGTGGAAAACGAGCTTTTGTAATAGCAGCAGCCGGGATCTCAGTCCCCTTTATTCTCGGAATAGGAATAGCATTCGTTTTTCGAAAAAACATCGATGGAGCTGATAAAGTTGGTTACGCACAATACCTTGTGTTTATGGGTGTGGCATTGTCCATAACAGCTTTCCCTGTGCTCGCACGTATTTTAGCCGAACTTAAGCTATTAACGACCCGAGTGGGTGAGACTGCTATGGCTGCAGCCGCCTTTAATGATATTGTGGCGTGGATTTTGCTTGCTCTTGCGGTTGCGCTTGCCGGAAATGGAGAAGAAGGTGGGCCACATAAAAGTCCGTTGATCTCTGTTTGGGTACTTCTTTCAG GATGTGGTTTTGTGATCTTCATGATGGTTGTGATCCGGCCGGCCATGAGGTGGGTGGCTCATAGGTGCTCACCCGAACACGACACAGTAGATGAAGCCTACATTTGCTTGACACTAGCCACCGTTATGGTCTCCGGCTTCATTACTGATCTTATCGGCATACATTCCATTTTCGGGGCTTTTATCTTCGGACTAACCATCCCTAAGGGAGATTTTGCTGAGAAACTAATAGAAAGGATCGAAGACTTTGTATCCGGATTGCTTCTACCATTGTATTTTGCTTCTAGTGGATTGAAAACCGACGTCACAAAGATCAGTGGAGGGAAGGCATGGGCCTTATTAGCAATGGTGATCACGGCAGCTTGCGGTGGGAAGATTTTGGGGACGTTTGTGGTGGCCGTGTTGTGTATGATGCCGGTTAGGGAGTCGATTACGCTTGGGTTGTTGATGAATACTAAGGGATTGGTTGAACTCATTGTTCTTAACATCGGCAAAGAAAAAAAG GTTCTTAATGACGAAGTTTTTGCAATATTTGTCCTCATGGCACTTTTCACCACTTTCATCACAACTCCTGCAGTCATGGCCATCTACAAACCTGCTCGTAAGCGCGGGGACGCAAGCTCATCGTCAGGGAAGAAACGTGATCTACGAGTCTTGGCATGTGTCCATGGCCCGGGGAACATATATTCATTGATCAACTTGATTGAATCAACTCGGTCCGTGAACAAGACTCGGCTCAAGCTCTACATAATGCACCTCGTTGAGCTCACTGAACGTAGCTCTTCGATTGTGATGGTCCAACGGGTCAGGAAAAACGGTCTTCCGTTTGTCAACCGGTTTAATTACCGAGTCCGTGCATTTCATGAGAGAGTGGCAGTGGCATTTCGAGCCTATTGTCAGATGGGCCAAGTTGTGGTCCGGACCACAACTGCCATCTCAGCATTGCCAACCATGCACGAGGATATATGCCACGTGGCAAAAGAGAAGAGTGTTCCAATGATCATATTACCATTTCACAAACGGTGGATAAAAACAGATGGTCAAGACGTGATTGAGAACGTTGGCCATGGTTGGAGACTAGTTAATCAGAGGGTCCTAAACAAGGCTGAATGCACGGTGGCGATACTAGTCGACAGAGGCCTTGGTGACGAATCCCGACAAAACCTAGGATCCGTCACCACTGCAGCACAAAAGGTTTGTGTGATGTTTTTTGGTGGGCCCGATGATCGGGGGTGTTTGGAATTGTGCGGAAGAATGGTGGAGCATCCGGCTGTCAATGTGACGGTCCTGAGATTTGTAGAGGGGGATCCAACGGAGCACAACGGTGTCGGGTTAAGGTTAAAGCCCAATACTAGTAAAGGCAGAGAGAAGTATATCTTCTCAACAACAATCATAgatacagaaaaagagaag GAGCGTGATGAGAAGGCGATTGAAGatttcaagaggaagtgggaagggaTGGTGGAATACAAAGAAAACAACGGATCAAACATCGTTGAGAGCATATTGATGATAGGCAAAAGTGGTGAGTATGATCTAATCGTTGTAGGTAAAGCAAGGTTCCCAACAGCTATGGTGGCTCGGTTAGCCGATAGACAGCCAGAACACGCAGAACTTGGAGCGGTTGGAGACCTTTTGGCCTCTTCAAACCATGGTATTGTGTCATCTGTGCTTGTGATTCAACAACATGATAATAAAGTTGATTCAGAAGAAGTTTTAGTAATAAACCAAACTGAAGAGGCTGTAAATGTG ACCAGTTTCCATAGGATTTTCTTGTATTAA